The DNA region accatttttttggaactcgagttcatgaaactcgagtttgctgTGTAAAtcgagtttcataaaaaaaaaacttgtgctgacgtgaatttttttattgaagaaatGCCACATGGAACTAGAGTTTGGTAAACTCGAGTgccatgcaacacaatactcgaaCTTACTAAACTCGAGTTCTTTGTAAATACAAAACTTAAATgtaatgcttttttttcttttttctttttccttctatggtactcgagcttaccaagctcgagttccttGTAATATGGACCTCGAGTTTGCTAAGCTCAagttccttatatatatatattgataatccacaaataaacataaacataaaaataagtaatattTGTCATTTGAACGCACaaacatatgtttttatttatttaaatagaacaattgtaaaatatagaaattttaatttcaacattctaatttttaaatacagatttattttgatgtgtaaaaaattcagatttgtatttaatgaaaatacatatcagttttgaagtgtaaaaaaaattcagatctgtatttaatgaaaatacaaatatgtttttagttttaaaaaaaaagatccataatgagcatatttttttaactcaaaagaaaaatcataataacaagagatttatttaaagaaatattttaacTAAGTTTATGCAACTCATAGCAATAACatcagaaaataaaataaaataaacatccTTAATCTAATCACGCACCATCAAGTAGAACTAATAGAAAAGATCACagaataaggaaaacaaaaactgccTCTTGCATGGATGTGCTCTTCTTagtgaaagaatattttagggttcaaagaaatgtattcaattctctttgaaacctgAAACATCttgcttacaaaaaagaaattcctaaggcTAGAGCCTCTAGATCATCTTTAAcgtaagagagaaaagaaaagaaaataagagttAGAAAGAGGGAAAATTAGAGACCACGAAAAAATATGCTAAATTATGAGATCCAGCCTCAATTTATAGATGTATAGAAGAAATCTTTTACATTCCTCTTGGAAACAGTATGAGTCAAGAACTTACATATCCAGACGTGGTAAGACGTAAGTTCTTCTTTATATCCGAGTGGTTCACTATTTCTGCAATACTTATCAATCATTGACCATATAGTAATTTGAAATAGGattgataaagtaacaataTGTAGCTTAAACTTCTTTTGGTGTGCCCATGGCTAAAAATGgagtgagatttttcttttacatattCTAATTTCTTATTGTAACCCCCAATATTTCAGCCAATTTGACCATAATGCTTCCTAGAAGTTAGAAATTGATGAGTatgttaaaaatgaatgaacaaggggtatgagtggcctaaaaattaatattttggaattatgatttctatattttataatgcttctatttaaataaataaaaacatatgtttgtgtgttcaaatgaaaaaaattacttattttgatgtttatgtttatttgttaattatcaaattttttttttaaagtataaggAACTCGAGCTTAGCAAACTCGAGTTCATATTACAAGGAACTCAAGCTTGGtaagctcgagtaccatagaaggaaaaaaaaaaacattaagctCGAGTTTTATATTTACAAagaactcgagcttggtaagctcgagtattgtgttgcatggaacttgagtttaccaagctcgagttccatgtggcatttaaaaaaaaaaatccatgtcagcacaagtttttatttatttatgaaactcgagtgtttaaaactcgatttacacaacaaactcgagttcatgaaactcgagtttcaaaaagtGGTATATTGCTACTTATTTTGTAAACAATgatattttgctaataatttccGCGAAAAGTGGTAAATGACCAATTTCGCCAATGTATTTTTATGTGTGTTGCTTATGAGAATTCATCAAGCAATTAGAATTTAACAAGATGTAACAACTTTCTTTACAAGGAGATCAACAACCACTATATAATATGAGTATTGCTTATAAGAACTAGGGGTGGTAAAATTGGAAACGACTCGTGAACTGGACACGACTCGTGAACTCAATACGACATAGCACGACATGAAACTAGCAGGTTATGAGTTGAGGTTTAATGAGTTCGTGTCATATTCTTTTTGACACAcatgacccgtttaataaatagtTTGGGTTAGTGTTCAACATATGGAATCcgtttgacccgtttaattaataatattttactaatatacctTTCAAACCCTAGGTACATAAACTTATTAGtcattgtggttttttttttttttacatattgtgactgattatttgtgatattaagatatgctttaattttgaataattatttgtgatgcagttattcattagttctaaattttatattaaaaatatttatttgtttgttttttcataaatatatattttttattttgataaaatctaataaacaagTCGACatgactgacccgtttaataaataggttGTGTTAGAGTTGAGGAATCTTAATTCGTTTAATAAATATGTTgagttagtgttgacctatataGTCGGATACTCATaagttgacacgacacgaactcGACAAGCGAATATGAATTGTCACCCCTAATAAGAACTCAATGAgtagttaaaatttaaatggaagCAACAAATTTCTTAAGTAAATTATCAACTACTAAGCATTATATGTAGTGCTTGTGAGAACTCATTTGGTAATTAGAATTTCAATGGAAGTAACAACTTTCTTTACAAGTAAATTAACAATTCCATCAAGAGCTTTGTAGATCAATGGTTAAATTAGCATCTAGGTTATCAAATGATGCggttgaaaaggaaaaaagaagaaagaataataAACTACAAGAACGGAAGAACCTTGAAACCAACTTTGTCCGCCATTTGTGAAACAAGGGGCATTGAAGCCGGATCAAGACCCATCCATTTTCCACTTCACATTTGGCTCTCCCCACCCCCCCAAGAAAAAGGCCATTACCACCTTTATGCCAATTTGAGAAacagcaaaattattttttaccaaAACTGGAAGAATGCAATAGATCAGCCAGAAagtgaaataaagaaagatgtttagggtataaaaataaatgtcaGTAGTCTCCTccaaaaagatattaaaaaacaaaaagaaaaggcaaagaCTAAAGTGCATCACTCCAATACACTGAATCGTTGAGATGATGATATGTGTTTATGTGTTGCCATTACAGACTATAATGGGTGCAAAATATAcatgttgaataaaatatatttttatatttttttgtgtattgatGTATGTTATAGATTCATTGCACATAATTTAGTAGAGTGATAGAGATTTTGATTGTGAAGGTAACAATAGCATGAGTACTTTTgcaaatataataattttcataataattgaattgataatattttattatgaacaTCACACTATTATCTATCATTCACAATTTGTTATATTtgtatttacaaatttttttgcgAAGTTTTAGGGTTTAAATTTGACGCAAGTAAAAGTATAGAgttattttttggttataaaacccattaaaaaaattggttataaAAATGGATAAAACTTAATTATATGAGCTTAGGTTCTGTTCCTTAGGTTACCTTCTTaagatttaattatataaatatttaactaaaaaatataaaaaatatccacattaaaagagaattttaaggaaactctataaaaattatttgggCTATTTATAGCCTTTCAAAGGCGACCATATATAGTATCGCCTCAACAAAATCTTTCAGTTCAATATTATCACCGGCGGAGGTTGTAAAGTCGACTTTGACCCTTTCTTAGTTTCTTTTAAAACTGGCCACGTCTTCACCTCGGAAAGCGTGAAGTTGAATACTCCGGGATTCTCAGATCCCAACTTGGAGTCTCTGacacaaaaagaaaagttgttctCAGCTTTCAAGATTTTGAAACCACCTAGAAATATTCTCAGTTGCCCAATTCAAGTTTTTGCCTATTCTTGCTCCTTCTTGTCTGGGGTTGTATTAGTTCTGGGTTTTCATGGAAAGTCCAGAGGACTTTTGTAGCATAGAGGATGAAGGGGATGCAAGAAAGGCCGCAGCTTGCACATCTTCAACATCTTCAGGTAGCCCAGGAGAGTCAGCTTACCGATTGTTTGGTCGCCAAGGCACAGTCCACAGGTGTATGGGTGGAGgtaaaggtaaaaaaagaaaagaaaaggatttttgactgactttatttcattttcatatgTTAAAGTTGCATCCTTTACATTTGGGCTTTATGATTTATAGTGGTTTTAAGTTGATGGGAATTTTTGATTACTTCTAATAAAGAACAGATTTGGGTGTTATGTGAAGTGGGCTTTCGtgcattttcaattttaaacacAACTGTTGATGTGATCACTCTTTGTAAGTTTGTGTCTTTTTTAGTGTGTTATTGTGGCTAGACAATTTGTGCTGGAGTTCAATTCCATCCCTTAATGTAAGTTTTATGAATTGAAAAATTGGTGATTGTTTCTTATTCTCTAATTAAGTTTGTGGGTTCTTGACCAATGCGAAAGAGGAACATAATTTGGTATCATGTTACTTAGACTTTGATGGATTAGTAATTGtttccaaaaattttaactCTGTGTTCAAGTAAGTTATTTGTGCTATCAtgcctttcttttatttatcattCAGGATGATGTATAGGATTGAGAATTGGAAACTTTTAATAGGCAAAAcagttttaattgaaaatataaaaacgaTAGAAGAGATGATACCTGTTAGGTAAAATTGGATGGGGGCAATCATGAATGGAGAAAGTATTTGTGCAATAGATTGTTTTGTTTGAATGTACTCAAGGGCCTTTTGCAGTGGCTTGTTCTGCCCGTTAAAAGTTCCCAATTCTCAATCCTAACATCTGAAATCATACCATGGTGTTAGACCATCAATAGAAGGCAACTGAATTTTCTGAAAGTTATGTTAAAGAGGAGTGGTCCCCCTTTGGTTCATTATTAATTGTATGTGTAGATTGCTATGGTACCCTGGTATAggaaatttagatattaaacaATGCAAGACTGGCTGAAATCGAAAAGGATGGTGATAAATGCACATCATATGagaagataagaagaaaagaatagtactggaaaaaaaaggatagaaTGTCACTCTTAGTTAAGATGATATTGTAGTAGCAACCACTATTTATGTTATGTCATACAAGTCCATTATATCACAAAGTTTGCCTAACGAACCTGTGTGTTGTACCTAGGTTTAATTGAAGtaacttcttttatttcttcCAGTGATTCGCCTTGCAAAAACTCTTCTTGATGTATTCTCTCTAAAAGTGATAGTATTAATGATGTGTAGTATATGCCATTGTATCAATGATTATATATCACAGTTTTtacttttagaaaaaagaaaaaaaagagagattataCATGGAGTTTCTATATTTTGAATCAATGGTTTTAGTACAACTTGGATTTATGTTACTTCCTTCTTTGCAATCACAACTGCTGTTGGTTTTCTCTTTTAATCCATCACGTACAGGAAAATTTTTTGCTCTCCTCTGATTGAAAGTTTGTATCAATTTGCTGAGACCAGCcttttcatcatcttcttcttcttctctctctctttctgctAAAAGAGTCCAGCCTTTTCGAATGGCTTGACTGTTTgctgcatttttctttcatgcaaAATCAGTTGGATTTGCATTACAGTACTTTACATATGTAGGAGATAGAAGGGGTGCCTGATCTGAGATGAGAACAAATCCTGTGTACTTTATCATTGAAAAATTTCCTATCCTCTGCAGACCAACTCTTTTTCTGGgtcctcttttattttattttatttggatttgACATTTACtttatctttatgtttctcaTCCCCCTGCCTTCAatccatttgaattttttttagtaccaACTCTAATTAGCTGGATTATGACGTGCTGAGCATTTATAATATGTACCGCTTTATTTTATTAGCAATTACAATTTGCCTTCAAAACTTGCAGCAAGCTAGTAATgtaaattttcatattatttttcaacAGCTACAGCCTTCTTGCATATTTACATGTGTTCTCTAGTTGATATCATTTTACTTGACTatctgtatttttattttagctgCCGATATTATATTGTGGAAGCGGCAGACTGCTTCTTTTGGTGTCATTGTTGTTGCTACAGTTGCATGGCTCCTATTTGAGCGGTCTGGATTATCATTCTTATCAATTTGTTCAGATGTGTTGCTGATTTTAATTATACTATTATTTCTTCGGGCCAATTATAACGCTATCAGAGATAGGTAAGGGGCAATCTTACCCTTGATCTGCTAATTGATTATATCTCTCTACTATTATAGAGCCAAAACTATTTTCATCATGAGAACTGTTTCTGTTCTTGAGCAGACAAGTACAAACATTACTGGAGCTAGTATTATCAGAGGAAATGGTTAATAATGCTGCAGCATCATTTCGTGTTAAAATCAATAATGTGCTGCATATGGCTCACGACATCACTCTTGGCAAGGATTTTAGACTTTTTTTCAAGGTCAGTCTAGATTTACAGTATAGTTATTCAAACATGCTAAGCTGTATGACTGAGATGTTGCAACCATAGTGGGGCAAAATATGAGGCAATCATGATTTGTAGATGACAATTATTCATCCATTGTCAAAATGATAATCAACCTACATTTATTGGTGCCCAAAAAAAATGGTTTAAATATGCCAAGAGGGGGCAGAGATGTGGGGAAATGTCCAAAAATGGGCAGGGGTGACCATGAGTTCCTGTGCAGAGCCTTTCTCTAAAGAAAGACAAGAATTTTCTGTTTCAGAAACTGCTCTGCGACTCAACTGTGTTTAATTTACTCTTAGATAACAATTTGGTATCAATGTTTGTTCTATTTGGTTTGCAGGGCAGGTAGTGCAAACCACTGTATTTGGGTTCCAATCCCCTGCATGATTTATGGAGCTCTCTGCTATTCAAATAGGTTCTTGGGATCTATTATTGATCCCACTGAAACCATgggaattttcttttaattgtgcATTGTGTACCTTGCTGATTCATTTAGGGAATTCTCTCACGTACTATTATGTATTGCAGGTGGTGGTCTGTATGTGGCTCTTGTCTGTCATCGGTAGCTACTTCTCTTTCTTCACTCTTGCATTTATTGGTATGCAAATTCATCCTTAGTCTGTCACTTAAGTGCAGTGGCTGATGTTGTGTAACTCGTTCCTCTGTGTGCGTGTGTGCTgcttattgttttctttttcaaacctTTTCCTTTTAAAGCCATTATATATCTATCAATGTACATATTATTTGTTTATCATCACATAATTTGGCCCGGTTATTATATAGGAAAATCTTGTCTCTTTCTTACGCCCTTGTTCTTCCTTTGTCTTAAAAAGATGCACTGTGGCTTTCTGTCGTATGTATATCTGCCAATTGACCTTAGATTTTCAACCTTTAGCAATATATCTGTCTTGCCATGTCATGGGATGTTTTGCTTGCCCCTGCTAGTGTGTGCTACTGTAGATCACATGTGACTATCCGGATTTTGTTTCAAACTTGAggcaaatttgaaaattaaccaTTCTTGCATGGTTAGCATAAGACATCCATTATGTCTTGGCAACAAATTGAGCTCCCATTGAGCTCGCCAAAAACTTTCCAGCCAACTGCTTTTTTCTTATACACAGAATCAGGTGCATAAGacacttatcaaaaaatgttttatttatttatttctatttctttttcttgagagagagagagagagagagaggttgatTTACAAATAAGTTCCTCAGTTTTTAATGCTCTACTTACACTTTTCTCTAATTCGATGGCAACAGGAACCATCATATCAATTACAGTTCCTGCCTTGTACAGCAAATATGAGGAGCCTGTTGATAGGTATTGCGGAATAATCCATCGACAATTTTCAAAGCACTATAAAATAGTGGATGATGGTGTTTTTAGCAGACTCCCCCGGAGTTTTTCTAAGAACAAGGATTCATAGTTCTGAAATTCTAGTTTCAGTAATGAGTAACAAAGTGGGCTATTTTGGAGTTGCAGTTGCTGTTCTCAAGTTCTGTATGTTTGTTATTTGTTGTCTTTTTGTTGGTGGACCAAGACCGAAATCCCTGGTTCTCTCTGTACATAATGGGTGGAATGCCCATTCTCTTTCATTAGAATTGATAAAGAAAATTTGTGAGCTTGGCACAGCCGTGTAGATTTGGAAGTTTTGAATAGCCAGCTTTTCTTCTGTTACATGTTCTTGAAGTGGCTCAGTGGCCTAAACTTTATTTTGTGAAAACCCCATAACAAATGGCTTCGGCCATGTGGCCCATTCTCATAACAATATCAGTCCACTGGGCAAAGATTATCGACTTTATGGTTACCAGCTATTGCAATAATTCTGGTTTTCCATGAACCTCAAGGGATGTTTTTCATTGCCTGCTCATGATTAATTAAAGAATGCTAATTCTCTATTGAAAAATCAGGATTGAGTAGGTAAGAAGCCAGAAAGCAGAACGCTGATTATCTGTTGAATAATCAGGAATGCTAACCCTTTACTGTCAAGTAGGCAAGAAGCCAGAAAGACAACCTGAGTTTCAAGTTCACAATCAGATTGAAACTTAATATAGTTGGTTATGATCTTGACCAGAAAAGCCTATTTGACATGAAAGGAAGCTGTCAGATATGCCTCCATGCTAATCAACAACTTACAGAATTTTCAGTAAAGGTATAGATTAGATGTTTGTTTGTTCAAAATAACAAGATCAGAAAATCGACACTAATGCTATGGAACAAAAACAACACAATGTATTAAGATTTGAGAACCTGTTTTCTTATTATTAGATGCACATAATAGGGGTATTATGGAGATAGAAGTTTAACTAGCATTCAAACATGTATCATTTACAATGACACATATAGATATACCAAAAGCCCAAACTCCATGCCATTTCCCAGGATTATGCACAATTGAAGGCCCAACTTAGGCACTCTCCGTCCCATTGAAGAATCCAGACCCCCACCAAAATCGTGACCCTTCTCGATCTCTCTCCTACTCTCTCTCCCAAATCCCAATTTGATCCAAATTTTTCCCTCCACTCCagacactcacacacacacacacacacacacacacacacacacaccgtTCTctgtaatctatatatatatatatatatatatatataataataataggtaaaactgagagaaactcaaattagaattctaaattagagtttcaattttgcgccatgtgtcctaaattatttattcttaaag from Castanea sativa cultivar Marrone di Chiusa Pesio chromosome 6, ASM4071231v1 includes:
- the LOC142641405 gene encoding reticulon-like protein B16 isoform X3, which codes for MESPEDFCSIEDEGDARKAAACTSSTSSGSPGESAYRLFGRQGTVHRCMGGGKAADIILWKRQTASFGVIVVATVAWLLFERSGLSFLSICSDVLLILIILLFLRANYNAIRDRQVQTLLELVLSEEMVNNAAASFRVKINNVLHMAHDITLGKDFRLFFKGRWWSVCGSCLSSVATSLSSLLHLLEPSYQLQFLPCTANMRSLLIGIAE
- the LOC142641405 gene encoding reticulon-like protein B16 isoform X2, whose product is MESPEDFCSIEDEGDARKAAACTSSTSSGSPGESAYRLFGRQGTVHRCMGGAADIILWKRQTASFGVIVVATVAWLLFERSGLSFLSICSDVLLILIILLFLRANYNAIRDRQVQTLLELVLSEEMVNNAAASFRVKINNVLHMAHDITLGKDFRLFFKVVVCMWLLSVIGSYFSFFTLAFIGTIISITVPALYSKYEEPVDRYCGIIHRQFSKHYKIVDDGVFSRLPRSFSKNKDS
- the LOC142641405 gene encoding reticulon-like protein B16 isoform X1 — translated: MESPEDFCSIEDEGDARKAAACTSSTSSGSPGESAYRLFGRQGTVHRCMGGGKAADIILWKRQTASFGVIVVATVAWLLFERSGLSFLSICSDVLLILIILLFLRANYNAIRDRQVQTLLELVLSEEMVNNAAASFRVKINNVLHMAHDITLGKDFRLFFKVVVCMWLLSVIGSYFSFFTLAFIGTIISITVPALYSKYEEPVDRYCGIIHRQFSKHYKIVDDGVFSRLPRSFSKNKDS